In a genomic window of Virgibacillus sp. SK37:
- a CDS encoding hydroxymethylglutaryl-CoA reductase, degradative encodes METSRIPGFYNMTVEERRDLLKKMHSFTEEEIANLFSKEPLPAETADKMIENTIGTFPLPLGLGLNFLINGKEYVVPMAIEEPSVVASASYIAKIVRNAGGFTAEATDRVMIGQIQVVGCPDFQKAKESLLKEKQALIESANAAYPSMVARGGGAEDLEVRILNEDGESSYSKMLVVHVYVNTCDAMGANIINTIVESLAPTIERLTKGKVYLRILSNYADKCLARAKCVIPPYLLETDGFSGEEVRDGVVHAFEFADSDPYRAVTHNKGIMNGIDPVVIATGNDWRAVEAGAHAYASRSGKYRSMTTWSVDEQGNLVGELELPMSVGTVGGSIRVHPIAKTSLSILDVESAQELAQVIVSVGLAQNLGALKALVTDGIQKGHMALHSRSVAIAAGASGEMIDIIAEKLVEEKEIRVGKAKELVEQYTK; translated from the coding sequence ATGGAAACTTCCAGGATTCCTGGTTTTTACAATATGACGGTTGAAGAACGTAGAGATTTATTAAAGAAGATGCATTCTTTCACAGAGGAAGAAATAGCTAACTTGTTTTCTAAAGAGCCTCTACCTGCTGAAACAGCAGACAAGATGATTGAAAATACAATTGGTACTTTTCCTCTTCCATTAGGTTTAGGATTGAATTTCTTAATAAATGGGAAAGAATATGTAGTACCAATGGCTATAGAAGAACCATCCGTTGTAGCTTCAGCAAGTTATATTGCTAAAATTGTGAGAAATGCTGGTGGTTTTACCGCTGAAGCTACCGACCGGGTTATGATAGGGCAAATTCAGGTAGTTGGTTGTCCCGATTTTCAAAAGGCAAAAGAAAGTTTGCTAAAAGAAAAGCAAGCTTTAATTGAAAGTGCTAATGCAGCCTATCCTAGTATGGTAGCAAGAGGTGGTGGCGCAGAGGATCTGGAAGTAAGGATACTGAATGAAGATGGCGAATCTTCATATAGTAAAATGCTTGTTGTCCACGTATATGTGAACACATGTGATGCCATGGGTGCAAATATAATAAACACAATAGTAGAGTCTCTGGCTCCAACTATTGAAAGGCTAACAAAAGGAAAGGTTTATCTGCGGATTTTGTCAAACTATGCAGATAAGTGTCTGGCGCGTGCAAAGTGTGTGATACCACCCTACCTTTTAGAGACCGATGGGTTTTCGGGTGAAGAGGTTCGTGATGGGGTTGTTCATGCCTTTGAATTTGCTGACTCAGATCCTTATAGGGCTGTTACTCATAACAAGGGAATTATGAATGGAATTGACCCGGTAGTCATTGCGACAGGTAACGACTGGCGAGCAGTAGAGGCAGGAGCACACGCATATGCTTCTCGCAGTGGTAAGTACCGCTCGATGACGACATGGTCTGTAGATGAACAGGGTAATCTTGTTGGTGAGCTTGAATTACCTATGTCTGTTGGAACAGTAGGTGGATCTATCCGAGTCCATCCAATTGCTAAGACCTCACTGAGTATATTAGATGTGGAATCAGCCCAAGAATTAGCTCAAGTTATCGTTTCTGTTGGATTAGCGCAGAACCTTGGTGCATTAAAAGCTCTAGTGACTGATGGTATTCAGAAAGGTCATATGGCATTACATTCTCGCTCTGTTGCTATAGCAGCAGGGGCTTCTGGGGAGATGATTGATATCATTGCAGAAAAGTTAGTAGAAGAAAAAGAAATCCGTGTCGGAAAAGCTAAAGAATTGGTGGAACAGTATACAAAATGA